A part of Chloroflexota bacterium genomic DNA contains:
- a CDS encoding UbiD family decarboxylase, producing the protein MVDVAERPTSIRNYKGMREWLERVDAIGELRRVNGATWQEDIGRIAEMLTHTDGAPAVLCDEIPGYPRGFRVLVNSNGEPRRLAITLGLDPNISTEGLMDWFENRMDSMEPIPVRYVDNGPVLQNVDEGDDINLLKFPAPFWHPEDGGRYIGTGCVDITKDPDSDWVNTGTYRVMLHNEKQVGLYISPGKHGRIHRDKYFARGEPLPVVIVIGGDPVFFVASSLEIGVGVSEMEWVGGLRGEAIEAIKGKYTGLPIPAHAEIVLEGFAYPNTKLMEGPFG; encoded by the coding sequence ATGGTCGACGTAGCCGAGCGACCGACGAGCATACGCAACTACAAAGGGATGCGCGAGTGGCTTGAACGCGTCGACGCCATCGGCGAGCTGCGGCGCGTGAACGGCGCGACGTGGCAGGAGGACATCGGCCGGATCGCCGAGATGCTCACCCACACCGACGGCGCCCCCGCCGTGCTCTGCGACGAGATCCCTGGCTACCCCAGAGGATTTCGCGTCCTGGTGAACTCGAACGGCGAGCCGCGTCGCCTCGCCATCACGCTGGGCCTCGACCCCAACATTTCGACCGAGGGGTTGATGGACTGGTTCGAGAACCGCATGGACTCCATGGAGCCAATCCCCGTGCGGTACGTGGACAACGGCCCCGTGCTTCAGAACGTCGACGAGGGCGACGACATCAACCTCCTGAAATTCCCCGCCCCCTTCTGGCATCCGGAGGACGGGGGCCGCTACATCGGGACCGGCTGCGTCGACATTACCAAGGACCCGGACAGCGACTGGGTGAACACCGGGACCTATCGTGTCATGCTCCATAACGAGAAGCAGGTCGGGCTCTACATCTCACCGGGCAAGCACGGTCGGATCCACCGCGACAAGTACTTCGCGCGCGGCGAGCCCCTCCCCGTCGTCATCGTCATCGGCGGCGACCCCGTCTTCTTTGTCGCCAGCTCGCTCGAGATCGGCGTCGGCGTGAGCGAGATGGAGTGGGTGGGCGGCCTGCGCGGAGAGGCCATCGAGGCCATCAAGGGCAAGTACACGGGTCTCCCGATCCCCGCGCACGCGGAGATCGTCCTCGAGGGCTTCGCATATCCGAACACCAAGCTCATGGAAGGGCCTTTCGGCGA
- a CDS encoding cupin domain-containing protein, whose translation MVDTAKPSEPMAASGDARWDTPTAYHQWMEAQGIPIHRGYFVPDGRTVELSWWEARQCNAAFLLLAGLEGVSEIRVTEIPPGKSLPPTCFGMDEVAYVLDGRGLTTLTWADGSKHTFEWGKTSLFRLPRNCTYELSNAQGNQPARILTNNYLPLAMATTGDAEPFFKSPFSGNAMPPPEAEVLSEAKAVHQPLDDGGVGAGVFWYGNFFPNMATWDHLSPFTTRGAGGHVVWIRFPQSPLTAHMSVFPAQTYKKAHRHGAGWVLVIPKGEGYSVMWPEGQEKVIVPWHEGTIFVPPNRWFHQHFNLGSEPARYVALHPPMFLSGFSEKIEDMERDQIEYPNEDPMIRQRFEEELAKRGLTSLMPADAYGDRQYQWNYAGSRA comes from the coding sequence ATGGTTGACACGGCTAAGCCGTCCGAGCCGATGGCGGCATCCGGCGACGCGCGATGGGATACGCCGACGGCGTATCACCAGTGGATGGAAGCGCAGGGCATCCCGATCCACCGCGGCTACTTCGTTCCCGACGGGCGAACGGTGGAGCTGAGCTGGTGGGAGGCGCGCCAGTGCAACGCAGCCTTCCTCCTCCTCGCCGGGCTGGAAGGGGTCAGTGAGATCCGGGTGACGGAGATCCCCCCGGGCAAATCGCTTCCTCCAACCTGCTTCGGGATGGACGAAGTGGCCTACGTGCTCGATGGACGCGGTCTCACGACGCTCACCTGGGCGGACGGGTCGAAGCACACCTTCGAATGGGGCAAGACGAGCCTCTTCCGCCTGCCGCGGAACTGCACCTACGAGCTGAGCAACGCCCAGGGGAACCAACCGGCCCGGATCCTGACGAACAACTATCTGCCCCTCGCTATGGCGACCACCGGCGACGCCGAGCCCTTCTTCAAATCGCCCTTCAGCGGCAATGCCATGCCGCCCCCCGAGGCGGAAGTCCTCTCGGAGGCCAAGGCAGTCCATCAGCCGCTCGACGACGGCGGTGTTGGGGCCGGCGTCTTCTGGTACGGCAACTTCTTCCCGAACATGGCCACCTGGGACCACCTCTCCCCCTTTACGACGAGGGGCGCAGGCGGCCACGTCGTATGGATCCGGTTCCCCCAATCGCCCCTCACGGCCCACATGTCCGTCTTCCCGGCGCAGACCTACAAGAAAGCGCACCGGCACGGCGCGGGGTGGGTTCTCGTCATCCCGAAGGGCGAGGGATATTCCGTCATGTGGCCGGAGGGCCAGGAGAAGGTCATCGTTCCGTGGCACGAGGGCACGATCTTCGTGCCCCCGAATCGGTGGTTCCACCAGCACTTCAACCTGGGGAGTGAGCCGGCCCGGTACGTTGCCCTCCACCCGCCCATGTTCCTGAGCGGGTTCAGCGAGAAGATCGAGGACATGGAGCGCGACCAGATCGAGTATCCCAACGAGGACCCGATGATTCGCCAGCGCTTCGAGGAGGAGCTTGCGAAACGGGGGCTCACGAGCCTGATGCCGGCCGATGCCTACGGCGATCGGCAGTACCAATGGAACTACGCCGGGTCGAGGGCGTAA
- a CDS encoding UbiD family decarboxylase, with protein MAIETPTRTSTGGRLAYTDLRDWLKHVDAMGQLKFVNGANTEEDIGQATDVLHHTAGSPAVLFDNIPGYQPGYRVLVNPFNTHPRIAFSVGVPHDVPTSVQQEHWRQRLHAFQPLAHVEVSDGPVMENIMRGDDVDLTKFPAPKWHPNDGGRYIGTGSFDVTRDPDDGWVNCGTYRVMLHNAKQVGYYISPGKHGRIHRQKWFDRNEPCPVVMVLGSHPLMFLAACTEIPYGLTEYDWVGGIAGEPVKTIKGPITGLPFPADAEIVLEGFASNATRLPEGPFGEWTGYYASDIRPEPVLDVKAVYHRNDPILLGLPPNKPVDEQARYRAWLRSALLFDDIQKAGVPDVQGVWAHEVGGSRLFLAVSIKQRYAGHARQAGHIAAMCHAGAYLGRIVVVVDEDIDPTNLEDVMWAVCTRSDPERSIDLIKRAWSGPLDPAIHPDQKGFNSRLIIDACRPFEWKDKFPPVCNLNAEQQRVARERWGWLVQ; from the coding sequence ATGGCTATCGAAACCCCTACGCGGACATCCACCGGCGGCCGCCTCGCATACACGGACCTTCGTGACTGGTTGAAGCACGTGGACGCCATGGGCCAGCTCAAGTTCGTGAACGGCGCCAATACCGAAGAGGACATCGGACAGGCCACCGACGTCCTTCACCATACGGCGGGGTCTCCAGCGGTGCTGTTCGACAACATCCCTGGCTATCAGCCGGGCTATCGCGTCCTGGTGAACCCGTTCAACACCCATCCCCGGATCGCCTTCTCGGTTGGCGTCCCCCACGACGTACCGACGTCGGTGCAGCAAGAGCACTGGCGCCAGCGGCTCCACGCGTTCCAGCCGCTCGCCCACGTCGAGGTCAGCGACGGTCCCGTCATGGAAAACATCATGCGCGGGGACGACGTGGACTTGACCAAGTTCCCCGCGCCCAAATGGCACCCAAATGATGGTGGCCGATACATCGGGACCGGCTCCTTCGACGTCACGCGCGATCCCGACGACGGCTGGGTGAACTGCGGAACCTACCGCGTGATGCTGCACAACGCCAAGCAGGTCGGCTACTACATCTCGCCAGGCAAGCATGGCCGCATCCACCGCCAGAAGTGGTTCGACCGAAACGAGCCCTGCCCGGTCGTCATGGTCCTCGGGTCCCATCCCCTGATGTTCCTGGCCGCGTGCACCGAGATCCCCTACGGGCTCACCGAGTACGACTGGGTCGGCGGGATCGCTGGCGAACCGGTGAAGACCATCAAGGGACCCATCACGGGGCTGCCCTTCCCGGCCGACGCGGAGATCGTGCTGGAGGGGTTCGCCTCGAATGCGACGCGCCTTCCCGAGGGCCCCTTCGGCGAATGGACCGGCTACTACGCGTCGGACATCCGCCCGGAGCCGGTGCTCGACGTCAAGGCCGTCTACCATCGAAACGACCCGATCCTGCTCGGCCTACCGCCCAACAAGCCCGTCGACGAGCAGGCGCGTTACCGGGCGTGGCTTCGCTCCGCGCTCCTCTTCGACGACATCCAGAAGGCCGGCGTGCCGGACGTGCAGGGGGTGTGGGCCCACGAGGTCGGCGGGTCCCGTCTGTTCCTCGCCGTCTCCATCAAGCAGCGCTACGCGGGCCACGCGCGCCAGGCCGGGCACATTGCCGCGATGTGCCACGCGGGGGCGTACCTGGGGCGGATCGTCGTCGTGGTGGACGAGGACATCGATCCCACGAACCTGGAAGACGTGATGTGGGCCGTGTGCACACGATCAGACCCGGAGCGGTCCATCGATCTCATCAAGCGGGCATGGAGCGGGCCCCTGGACCCGGCGATCCATCCGGATCAGAAAGGCTTCAACTCCCGCTTGATCATCGATGCCTGCCGACCCTTTGAGTGGAAGGACAAGTTCCCGCCCGTTTGCAACCTCAACGCCGAGCAGCAGCGCGTCGCCCGCGAGCGGTGGGGCTGGCTCGTCCAGTAG
- a CDS encoding UbiX family flavin prenyltransferase: MRLVVGISGSTGAIYGVRLLEVLQGSPDIETHVVVSEPARHTIEFETGWRVNDVLRMATVVYDYRDVGAAISSGSFPTDGMVIAPCSIKTLSSVANSYNDNLLSRAADVALKERRKLVMVVRETPLHRGHLKLMLDVTDAGGVILPPVPSFYHLPKTVDDIVNHTVQKVLDQFGIEKGLFQRWNGQLTVGADRATD; encoded by the coding sequence ATGAGGCTGGTTGTCGGTATCTCCGGGTCAACCGGCGCGATCTACGGGGTCCGCTTGCTGGAGGTCTTGCAGGGGTCGCCGGACATCGAGACGCACGTGGTGGTGAGCGAGCCGGCCAGGCACACGATCGAGTTTGAGACCGGCTGGCGGGTCAATGACGTACTCCGCATGGCCACGGTCGTCTACGACTATCGCGACGTGGGCGCGGCCATCTCGAGCGGATCATTCCCGACCGATGGGATGGTCATCGCGCCATGCTCGATCAAGACGCTCTCGTCGGTCGCCAACTCGTACAACGACAACTTGCTCTCGCGCGCCGCGGACGTCGCGCTGAAGGAGCGCCGGAAGCTGGTGATGGTCGTCCGCGAGACGCCGCTTCACCGCGGCCATTTGAAGCTTATGCTCGACGTCACGGATGCCGGCGGTGTTATCTTGCCCCCGGTTCCTTCCTTTTATCACCTTCCGAAGACAGTGGACGACATTGTGAACCACACGGTCCAGAAGGTGCTCGATCAATTTGGGATCGAGAAGGGGCTATTCCAGCGGTGGAATGGCCAGCTGACCGTAGGCGCTGACCGAGCCACCGACTGA
- a CDS encoding M24 family metallopeptidase has translation MPEQWTHDWSNAVFSTEERDLRWRRVRELMARDGIDVVVCLPCTNSHDRGQASARYLTQLGENSDETTVVFPIEGELTAWHSRGGVWPSSNWFSDLRAAPRGSGGSTVVHRLKEMGFNERGTIGVAALTSSLLAHVRAIEGEANWQSVEIIKQAYPNARIVSATDIIGEARYQKSEEEIDFIRKGAVVAEKTIDAVREHARAGVPERRVFAWMNFANADAGGSFQPMFGWISGPLGNTYHRLEQPSFRKLQTGDVLAIEIEGRWGGYIAQLDETFSIGPAHQDLRDGIKLAWESFDRVFAALKPGVTVGELIEAGEVTGMNGRGKASLTMHGRGLGDDGPLVTTRITPEMRALEVKEGCCFIIKPSAQVDGKPDYGHWGESVVVRKNGAERLGGRKRELHELI, from the coding sequence ATGCCAGAGCAGTGGACCCACGACTGGAGCAATGCGGTGTTCTCGACGGAGGAGCGCGATCTACGCTGGCGCCGGGTGCGCGAGCTGATGGCCAGAGACGGCATCGACGTCGTCGTCTGCCTCCCGTGCACGAATAGCCACGATCGCGGCCAGGCATCCGCCCGCTACTTGACCCAGCTCGGCGAGAACTCAGACGAGACGACCGTCGTCTTCCCCATCGAAGGGGAGCTCACGGCGTGGCACAGCCGGGGCGGGGTATGGCCATCGTCAAATTGGTTCAGCGACCTGCGAGCTGCCCCTCGTGGGAGCGGCGGTAGCACCGTGGTGCACCGCCTCAAGGAGATGGGGTTCAACGAGCGGGGCACCATCGGAGTCGCCGCGCTCACGTCCTCGCTCTTGGCCCACGTGCGTGCGATAGAGGGCGAGGCCAACTGGCAGTCGGTCGAGATCATCAAGCAAGCATATCCCAACGCGCGCATCGTCTCCGCCACGGACATCATCGGCGAGGCCCGATATCAGAAGAGCGAGGAAGAGATCGACTTCATCCGCAAGGGGGCGGTGGTCGCGGAGAAGACCATCGACGCGGTGCGCGAGCACGCGCGCGCGGGCGTACCCGAGCGGCGCGTGTTCGCGTGGATGAACTTCGCGAACGCCGACGCCGGCGGCAGCTTCCAGCCGATGTTCGGCTGGATCAGCGGTCCCCTCGGCAATACCTACCACCGCCTGGAGCAGCCATCATTTCGGAAGCTGCAGACCGGCGATGTTCTCGCTATCGAGATCGAGGGCCGCTGGGGCGGCTACATCGCGCAGCTCGACGAGACCTTCTCCATCGGGCCCGCGCATCAGGATCTTCGCGACGGCATCAAGCTGGCGTGGGAGTCGTTCGATCGCGTTTTCGCGGCCCTGAAGCCGGGGGTCACGGTCGGCGAGCTGATCGAGGCGGGCGAGGTGACGGGCATGAATGGCCGCGGCAAGGCGTCTCTCACGATGCACGGCCGCGGCTTGGGCGACGACGGGCCGCTCGTCACGACCCGAATCACGCCGGAGATGCGCGCCCTAGAGGTGAAGGAGGGCTGCTGCTTCATCATCAAACCCAGCGCCCAGGTGGATGGGAAGCCGGACTACGGCCACTGGGGCGAATCCGTCGTGGTGCGCAAGAACGGGGCCGAGCGCCTCGGGGGCCGGAAGCGCGAGCTGCACGAGCTCATCTGA
- a CDS encoding quinone oxidoreductase — protein sequence MKAVRIYETGGPEVMKLEELPTPEPKRGEALVRVQAAGVNFIDTYQRSGAYKSALPSGVGSEGAGTVEAVGDGVSAVAVGDRVAWCLIPGSYATHIAVPSHRLVHLPDGVDAPRGAAAMLQGTTAHYLAYSMGALGPGDTCLVHAAAGGVGALLCQMLKMRNVRVIGTVSTEAKARVAREAGADEIIFYTRQDFEAETKRLTNGAGAAIVYDSVGKDTFDKSLNCVRVRGSLVLFGQSSGAVPPFDPQLLNAKGSLWLTRPTLTHYIAEDEELRWRAGEVLDWIAGGKLQIRIDRSLPLAEAGEAHRALTSRETMGKVLLIP from the coding sequence GTGAAGGCGGTTCGGATCTACGAGACGGGCGGGCCCGAGGTCATGAAGCTGGAGGAGCTGCCCACGCCAGAGCCCAAGCGCGGTGAGGCGCTCGTTCGCGTGCAGGCGGCCGGCGTCAATTTCATCGACACGTATCAACGCAGCGGCGCCTACAAATCGGCGCTCCCGAGCGGCGTGGGATCCGAAGGCGCGGGAACCGTGGAAGCGGTTGGGGACGGAGTATCGGCGGTTGCCGTGGGCGACCGCGTCGCCTGGTGCCTGATCCCCGGATCATATGCCACGCACATCGCGGTGCCGTCGCATCGGCTGGTCCACCTTCCAGATGGCGTAGATGCGCCGCGCGGGGCGGCGGCAATGCTTCAGGGGACCACCGCCCACTACCTCGCCTATTCGATGGGTGCCCTGGGGCCGGGGGACACGTGCCTCGTCCACGCCGCGGCCGGAGGCGTTGGAGCGCTCCTGTGCCAGATGCTGAAGATGCGCAACGTGCGCGTCATCGGCACCGTCTCGACCGAGGCGAAGGCGCGCGTGGCGCGCGAGGCGGGCGCCGACGAGATCATCTTCTACACGCGACAGGACTTCGAGGCAGAGACGAAACGGCTGACCAACGGGGCCGGCGCCGCCATCGTGTACGACTCCGTCGGCAAGGACACCTTCGACAAGAGCCTGAATTGTGTGCGCGTGCGTGGGTCGTTGGTGCTCTTCGGTCAGTCGAGCGGCGCCGTTCCGCCGTTCGATCCCCAGCTGCTGAATGCGAAGGGCTCGCTCTGGCTCACGCGGCCCACCCTCACCCACTACATCGCGGAGGACGAGGAGCTGCGGTGGCGGGCCGGGGAAGTTCTCGACTGGATCGCCGGCGGGAAGCTCCAGATCCGGATCGATCGATCGCTGCCGCTGGCCGAGGCCGGGGAGGCGCACCGGGCGCTCACGAGCCGCGAGACCATGGGGAAGGTCCTGCTGATTCCGTAG
- a CDS encoding VOC family protein: MATIARLSHVGFNVPRELFEKECEFWEHVIGLQYTHGTPGVNAFFTADPLRDHEFILYAVDGPVPGKEDPGCMLNHVGFDVATNAEVDEFTTRLRAHGFHVDEPERGRRQNKVTSPAGIHFEMNTPPYLDPAVVRD, encoded by the coding sequence ATGGCGACCATTGCGAGGCTAAGTCACGTTGGGTTCAACGTTCCCCGCGAGCTTTTCGAGAAGGAATGCGAGTTCTGGGAGCACGTGATCGGTCTTCAATACACGCACGGAACGCCGGGGGTTAACGCCTTCTTCACCGCCGATCCGCTTCGCGACCATGAGTTCATTCTCTATGCCGTGGACGGGCCAGTACCGGGCAAAGAGGATCCCGGCTGCATGCTCAATCACGTCGGCTTCGACGTCGCGACGAACGCGGAGGTCGACGAGTTCACGACCCGGCTCCGTGCTCATGGGTTCCACGTCGACGAGCCCGAACGCGGGCGGCGCCAGAACAAGGTTACGAGCCCCGCGGGGATCCACTTCGAGATGAATACTCCGCCCTATCTGGACCCAGCGGTCGTCCGTGACTGA
- a CDS encoding methyltransferase domain-containing protein produces the protein MDRVGASPPCRTIDPGRRAARPGGSRIADLDVRGFNAYERHAWESVVDAYVDGFGPLTQQTIGPILDALDVGPGTRMLDVSCGPGWLSEAASDRGAMTIGVDVSTSMLRTATARRSAARLIAGDAHNLPLASGTIDALGCLYGLLHLGDPDAALREAWRVLRPGGRIACSVWAEPNQAVAFQIVLKALAEFGQGEAAIPPGPPFFRFSDPDEARRSLETAGFVDPTFRLVPQAWRLSSPEQLFLIMRDGTARTRGQIIAQTDAAQRAIQDAVTAAAARFRRPSGAIELPMPACVFAASKPD, from the coding sequence GTGGACCGCGTCGGGGCGAGCCCACCGTGCCGTACCATTGACCCTGGCCGCCGAGCCGCGCGGCCGGGAGGATCGCGAATCGCCGACCTTGACGTTAGAGGCTTTAACGCCTACGAGCGGCATGCCTGGGAGTCGGTCGTCGACGCCTACGTCGACGGCTTTGGCCCCCTCACGCAGCAGACGATCGGACCGATACTGGACGCCCTCGACGTTGGCCCCGGGACGCGCATGCTGGACGTCTCCTGTGGGCCGGGGTGGCTCTCCGAGGCGGCGTCGGATCGAGGCGCGATGACGATCGGCGTCGACGTCTCGACCTCGATGCTGCGGACGGCGACGGCCAGACGCTCTGCGGCTCGATTGATCGCCGGGGACGCGCACAACCTACCGCTGGCGTCCGGGACGATCGACGCGCTCGGGTGTCTCTATGGCTTGCTCCATCTCGGCGACCCAGATGCGGCCCTCCGAGAGGCCTGGCGTGTCCTCCGTCCCGGCGGACGCATTGCGTGCTCGGTCTGGGCCGAACCGAACCAGGCCGTCGCGTTCCAGATCGTGCTGAAGGCGCTGGCCGAATTCGGTCAGGGGGAAGCAGCCATCCCTCCAGGGCCGCCGTTCTTTCGGTTCAGCGATCCTGACGAAGCGCGCCGCTCGCTGGAGACAGCGGGTTTCGTGGACCCGACGTTTCGCCTCGTGCCCCAGGCTTGGCGGCTCTCATCGCCCGAGCAGCTCTTCCTCATCATGCGGGACGGAACGGCACGGACGCGCGGCCAGATCATCGCGCAAACGGACGCCGCCCAGCGAGCGATTCAGGACGCGGTGACCGCTGCAGCCGCGCGTTTTCGGAGACCGAGCGGCGCGATCGAGCTGCCCATGCCAGCATGCGTATTCGCAGCCAGCAAGCCCGATTGA
- a CDS encoding ATP-binding protein has translation MELIVAVLVVLVVVVLFTAMRNRQMRQLRALNAELDSRVLALTEDFQAQLGAVRARESLLDLAPDGILVRGFVSKAILFWNHGAELMYGWSKEEADGRNPHELLKTEFPRPLDDILADLVRDDHWEGELRHTRKDGSRVWVYSRWTLQRDESGAPKAFLEINTDIGSQKRAEQERAAREAAEAVARRTALLADSSRVFGEARLDAQSVVDAVATWITDAIGDGAVIRLVSDDGQSLSAVAVRHRDPEPEAYFRRLNEEQVHTPEDLPFRDVLRTGRATRIEEVDWDSFRAQLLPQHRAYVDRFRAYSLLALPLRARGRVIGIMVLRRDSPGRPYTKDDEALLQNVADRAALAIENANLYQEAIRALGVRDEFLAVAAHELKTPLTALRLASDMLLRVTGGRGLDGVQARRLAERIHDRSVKLSDLVNELLSVSRIESGALSLSRERTDIVALVRSVLEGLPDRERHPIRLSAPDQADAWVDPMRVEQVILNLVTNAQKFSPAGSPIEIEIASAPGETVCVSVRDHGIGVPEEHRGHIFERFFQAKTQGHVEGMGLGLYISREIVKQHGGTLRAEFPPDGGLRIVATFPSQPTDEADGSVVIDGEPSKQPA, from the coding sequence GTGGAACTGATCGTTGCCGTCCTCGTTGTCTTGGTCGTCGTTGTCCTCTTCACCGCGATGCGAAACCGCCAGATGCGGCAGCTTCGTGCGCTGAATGCGGAGCTGGATTCGCGGGTGCTCGCTCTTACCGAGGACTTCCAGGCGCAGCTTGGCGCGGTCCGTGCCCGCGAGAGCCTTCTGGATCTCGCGCCCGACGGGATCCTCGTGCGCGGCTTCGTGTCGAAGGCCATCCTCTTCTGGAATCACGGCGCGGAGCTGATGTATGGGTGGAGCAAAGAGGAGGCTGATGGCCGAAACCCGCACGAGCTTCTCAAGACGGAGTTCCCGCGTCCGCTCGACGACATCCTTGCCGACCTCGTTCGCGACGACCACTGGGAGGGTGAGCTGCGCCACACACGCAAGGATGGGTCGCGGGTCTGGGTGTACAGCCGGTGGACGCTGCAGCGCGATGAATCTGGCGCGCCGAAAGCGTTTCTCGAGATCAACACGGATATCGGCTCTCAAAAGCGGGCGGAGCAAGAGCGCGCCGCGCGCGAGGCGGCGGAGGCTGTTGCCCGACGGACCGCGCTTCTCGCCGACTCGTCCCGCGTCTTTGGCGAGGCGCGCCTCGACGCGCAGTCCGTCGTCGACGCCGTGGCGACCTGGATCACTGATGCGATAGGTGACGGCGCGGTCATCCGGCTCGTCTCCGACGACGGCCAGTCGCTCTCGGCGGTAGCAGTCCGCCACCGCGATCCGGAGCCCGAGGCCTATTTCCGTCGGCTCAATGAGGAGCAGGTTCACACCCCCGAGGACCTGCCATTCCGGGACGTCCTGCGCACTGGCCGGGCGACGCGCATCGAAGAGGTGGATTGGGATTCATTTCGGGCGCAACTCCTGCCACAGCATCGGGCATACGTGGACCGCTTCCGCGCGTACAGTCTGCTGGCCCTTCCCCTCCGCGCCCGTGGGCGCGTGATCGGCATCATGGTGCTTCGGCGAGACTCCCCCGGGCGTCCATACACGAAGGACGACGAGGCGCTCCTGCAGAACGTTGCCGATCGAGCTGCTCTTGCCATCGAGAACGCGAACCTCTATCAGGAGGCCATTCGTGCCCTCGGAGTTCGCGACGAATTCCTCGCCGTGGCCGCCCACGAGCTGAAGACGCCTCTTACGGCGCTGCGCCTCGCTTCCGATATGTTGCTCCGGGTGACCGGCGGTCGCGGCCTCGACGGGGTCCAGGCTCGCCGCCTCGCCGAGCGAATTCATGATCGAAGCGTCAAGCTGTCGGACCTCGTGAACGAGCTGCTGTCCGTTTCACGAATCGAGTCAGGCGCGCTGAGTCTTAGCCGCGAGCGCACCGACATCGTTGCGCTGGTGCGCTCCGTGCTGGAGGGCCTGCCGGACCGGGAACGGCACCCGATTCGGTTAAGCGCGCCGGACCAGGCCGACGCCTGGGTGGATCCCATGCGGGTGGAGCAGGTGATTCTCAACCTCGTCACCAATGCGCAAAAGTTCAGTCCGGCGGGATCGCCCATCGAGATCGAGATCGCCTCGGCGCCCGGGGAAACGGTCTGCGTGTCGGTGCGCGACCATGGGATTGGCGTTCCCGAGGAGCATCGCGGCCACATTTTTGAACGCTTCTTTCAGGCGAAGACGCAGGGCCACGTGGAGGGCATGGGGCTCGGCCTGTACATCAGCCGGGAGATCGTGAAGCAGCATGGGGGGACGCTGAGGGCAGAGTTTCCACCGGATGGGGGTCTGCGAATCGTCGCGACGTTCCCGTCCCAGCCGACCGATGAAGCCGACGGGAGCGTGGTGATTGACGGAGAGCCTTCGAAGCAGCCCGCATGA
- a CDS encoding response regulator, with translation MTESLRSSPHEKSRPGDSRGACSVLVVDDDRSILDTVSQALDLSGFRVATAADGAEALDAVADFQPDVVLLDMWMPVMDGWEFVRRLDRGGEAPKIVLMSATTDLGRWAAEIQADGFLAKPFGIDHLLVLVENACQQAKAERGTSGREGKARFR, from the coding sequence TTGACGGAGAGCCTTCGAAGCAGCCCGCATGAGAAGAGTCGACCCGGGGATTCTCGTGGCGCGTGCTCCGTCCTCGTTGTCGACGACGATCGAAGCATTCTCGACACCGTCTCACAGGCGCTAGACCTTTCCGGATTTCGGGTGGCAACGGCGGCGGACGGCGCGGAAGCGCTCGACGCCGTGGCGGACTTCCAGCCAGACGTGGTGTTGCTCGACATGTGGATGCCGGTGATGGACGGATGGGAGTTCGTTCGGCGCCTGGACCGAGGGGGCGAAGCGCCCAAGATCGTCCTGATGTCAGCGACGACGGATCTCGGTCGCTGGGCGGCCGAGATCCAGGCGGACGGCTTTCTCGCAAAGCCTTTCGGGATCGATCACCTTCTGGTGCTCGTCGAAAATGCGTGCCAGCAGGCCAAGGCCGAGCGCGGGACAAGCGGGCGGGAGGGCAAGGCTCGATTTCGTTAG